A part of Bacillota bacterium genomic DNA contains:
- a CDS encoding ferritin-like domain-containing protein encodes MPILARDRRACNARCRSSVETKALIVRLNWFYSLEAQQVRLYTEQSKAAPDMYSRKVLERVAAIEQGHVDNIGATITRLGGAPTLMGEVLASALGMVVGKASGAAGLIELLKLDISLEEKAMRDYKDLILKVGHDRDLFETLWSNLIDEDIHTAWFANKLKELERIERRRAYLSEVQTPRE; translated from the coding sequence ATGCCAATACTAGCTAGGGATCGGCGAGCCTGCAACGCGAGGTGTCGGTCGAGCGTGGAGACGAAGGCGCTCATAGTGCGGCTCAACTGGTTTTATTCCCTTGAAGCTCAGCAGGTCAGGTTGTACACGGAACAGAGCAAGGCTGCGCCGGACATGTATAGCCGCAAGGTCCTTGAGCGAGTGGCCGCCATCGAACAGGGACATGTCGACAACATCGGCGCGACCATAACTCGTCTGGGCGGCGCTCCAACCCTCATGGGCGAGGTGCTGGCGTCGGCGTTGGGGATGGTCGTGGGCAAAGCGTCAGGTGCCGCCGGCCTCATCGAACTGCTGAAGCTGGACATCTCCCTTGAGGAGAAAGCCATGCGTGATTATAAGGACCTCATCCTCAAGGTGGGCCACGACCGTGACCTCTTCGAAACCCTCTGGTCCAACCTCATCGACGAGGACATTCACACGGCATGGTTCGCTAACAAACTCAAGGAATTGGAGCGCATCGAGCGCCGCCGGGCTTACCTGTCCGAAGTCCAGACCCCGCGCGAGTAA